A portion of the candidate division KSB1 bacterium genome contains these proteins:
- the crcB gene encoding fluoride efflux transporter CrcB — protein MQKIFFIGIGGFFGTLFRYSLSGAVQQASKSVSFPYGTLAVNLIGCLAVGFLSYLTEEFGLLNSVNRQMVFIGLLGGFTTFSTFMNETFHLTMDGRLWSSFFNVLLHVVFGFAAVWLGRIAAHAIWR, from the coding sequence GTGCAGAAAATTTTTTTTATCGGTATCGGCGGCTTTTTCGGCACCCTCTTTCGCTACAGTCTCAGCGGCGCCGTTCAACAAGCCTCGAAAAGCGTCTCTTTTCCCTACGGAACGCTGGCAGTCAACCTGATCGGCTGTTTGGCCGTAGGCTTTCTCTCCTACCTCACCGAAGAATTCGGCCTGCTCAACAGCGTCAATCGGCAAATGGTGTTTATCGGCCTATTGGGCGGCTTTACGACCTTTTCCACCTTTATGAACGAGACATTTCACCTGACGATGGACGGCAGGCTCTGGAGCAGCTTTTTTAATGTACTCTTGCATGTCGTTTTCGGATTTGCAGCTGTCTGGTTAGGTCGGATTGCAGCGCACGCAATATGGAGATGA